The following nucleotide sequence is from Chloracidobacterium validum.
CTTGGGAAAGATGCGCGCGATTCGCCCCTGCTCGTTGATGATGAAGGTCGCGCGGACGATGCCGAAATAGGTCTTGCCGTAGTTTTTTTTCTCCTGCCATACGCCGTACTGCTCGGCCACAATGTGGTCGGGATCGGACAATAGGGGAAAGTCGAGTCCAAACTTCGCGGCGAATTTCCCGTGGGAAGCCACACTGTCGGGACTAATCCCAATCACTTGCGCCCTGAGCGCCGCCAGCTTGTCGCGCACCGCGTTGAAGGCACAGGCCTCTTTGGTGCAACCCGGCGTGTTGTCACGCGGGTAGAAATAGAGGATGACCCGCTGTCCGGCAAAGTCCGTCAGGCTGACAGCCTGCCCATTGGCATCCGGGAGGGTGAATGTCGGGGCTTGATCGCCAACCGACAGCGAAGGACGATGAGAAGTCATGCCAAGCTAGGTATGCTTGCGGTCGCTCCATTGCGATGTGGTGTCTGGAGCATTGCCACCACCGCCGGATCGGCCGCGATTTGATGGTTGAGGTGGCGCAGGTGCGCATCCCGCGCCACCCGGATGGCGTTACAAATCGCCTGGGGCGTCGAGCGACCGTGACCAATGATGACTGGCTGCCGAATGCCAAGGAGTGGCGCACCGCCATACTCCGCATAGTCAAACCGCGCGCGCACCTGCTGCAACCCACTCAGCGCGTCGCGGGCACCCGCCGCCGAACCGAACGCCTGCTGAAGCAGCGTCAGCAGCGTCGTTGCCAGCCCTTCGCTCACCTTGAGCACGACATTGCCAGTAAAGCCATCACACACGATGACATCCACCACACCGGCATACACGTCCTTGCCCTCGACGTTGCCCACGAAGTCAAACGGACGGTGCGCGGCGTGTTGACGCAGCAACGCATGGGTTTCACGGGTCAGCTCATTGCCCTTGACGCTTTCTTCTCCGATGGAGAGGAGCCCGACCTGGGGGCGGGCAACCCCCAGGATGCGTTCGGCATAGGTAGCCCCCATGACGGCGAACTGATCCAGCATCGCCGGCTTGCAATCGGCATTGGCGCCAATATCGAGCAAGAGCGTGCCGCGGCCGTTGAGGGTCGGGAGGACCGTCGCCAGCGCCGGACGCGCAATGCCGGGGATGGTGCCTAACCAGAGTGTTGCCGCCGCAACCACTGCGCCAGTGTTCCCGGCGCTGACGAAGCCCACGGCCCGGCCTTGCTTGAGAGCTTCCAGGCCAACGCGCAGGGAGGAGTCACGCTTGGTGCGAACGGCGCGCGTCGCCGTCTCATCCATGGCAACAACTTCGCTAGCGGGGAGAATTTCGATGGGTTCGGTCGTCCAGCCGGCTTCCTGAAGCGCGACTTGCAGCCGCTCCGGGCGACCGGCAAGCAGCACTTTCACGCCCAAGTCACGGGCCGCCATGAGCGCGCCTTCAACTTCTGGAACCGGCGCGGAGTCCCCACCCATGGCATCGAGAGCAATTTGCAGCATTGAGGTCATGTCAGATTGCCGGGTACGTGGCAACCAACCCGGCCGCTCACCGGTTTCACCAACGTTCAGAACCAGTTCCTATTCTTCGGCGCCCTTTTGACGCACAACGATCACCTGGCGACCACGGTAATAACCACATTCACCGCACACGCGATGCGGTAGGCGGGGTGCGCCACAGTTTTGACAGCGGACGATGGTCGGATTGACTAATGCATCATGAGCGCGACGTTTACCGCGCCGCGATGAAGAATGGCGTCGTTTCGGATTTGGCATAAGCTTGATCGCCTTTCAAGAGCACGTTGATGAGCATTCGACGGAAATGCAAAAGCACAGGATTATAAGCTGACAAGGACGCTTGTCAATGTGCGGCAAGCCTAGGTAAAGCCCCCCAAACGGCTCGATGCGGTTTTGGATGGCGGCGGCGGTGTCCATTTTGTGAAAGCTGGAGGTCCTTCCGCTGGAAAGTCGCCACCCGCTTTACGTAGGCGCGGCTTTTGGTCATCCTTCGTCGCTGAAACACCACCTCCAGCCACAGGCAGGGACGGGCCTCTGCCGTGGGCAGCTTTATTTTCTATGCACGAGAAGTACCAACCGCACGTCATCGAAGAACAATGGCAACGGATTTGGCAGGAACGACAGACCTTCAAGGTTCGTGACGATGGCTCACGGCCGCGTTACTACATGCTGGAAATGCTTCCCTATCCGTCAGGGCGCATTCACTTGGGTCACGTTCGCAACTACAGCATTGGCGACGCCGTCGCCTGGTATAAGCGCCTGCGGGGCTATGACGTGCTGCACCCGATGGGCTGGGATGCCTTTGGGTTGCCGGCTGAAAATGCGGCCATCAAACATGGCGCGCGCCCCGACGAATGGACGTTCCAAAACATCGCCACCATGCGCGCTCAACTCCAGCGGATGGGGTTCAGCTACGACTGGGGACGTGAAATTGCCACCTGCCACCCCGATTACTACCGGTGGAACCAGTGGATGTTCATCCAGCTCTTCAAACGGGGGCTGGTCTATCGCAAGCGATCCGTTGTCAACTGGTGTCCGAAGTGCAACACGAGCCTTGCCAACGAACAGGCTGAAGGCGGCTTCTGCTGGCGACACGAAGACACGCCGGTTGAGCAACGCGAGCTTGAACAGTGGTTCGTTCGCCAAACGCACTACGCCGAGGAACTCCTGGCCGGCATTGAAGGTAGCCTCCGGGATGGCTGGCCCGGACACGTTCTCAAACGCCAGCAAGATTGGATTGGCCGCAGCGAAGGCGCGGAGATTGATTTTACGCTGGCTGATGACCCAACGCTCAAACTGCGCATTTTTACGACTCGCCTGGATACCATTTACGGCGCCAACGCGGTTATCGTCGCCCCAGAGCATGGCCTCATGCCACAGTTGCTCGAACTGTCGCCGGTGCGCGATCAGGTTGAAGCCTTTGTCACCCACATCACCTCTCAGTCGCTCCGCGAGCGGACGGAGTCACGGGAAAAAGAAGGGGTGGATACGGGCCTTTATGCCATCAATCCATTCAATGCGGAGCGCTTGCCCGTCTGGACAGCCAACTTTGTCCTGGCGCAGTACGGCACGGGTGCGCTGATGAGCGTTCCGGCGCATGACGAACGTGACTTCGAGTTTTCGCGCAAGTACGGCCTGCCCATTCGGCGGGTCATCTGGGATGTCGTGCCGAGCGATCCGAAAACGACGCTGCGCATCTCGTCGTTGCCGTTTCTGGATGAAGGGCAACTCGGCGCCGACTGTGGCCCGTTTTCGGGTCTTTCTTCGGATGAGGCGCGCAGCGGCATGGCCCGGCAGGCTGAAGCGCAGGGCTTTGGAAAACGCACAACAACCTACCGGCTGCGCGATTGGGGCATCTCGCGGCAACGCGCCTGGGGAACCCCG
It contains:
- the rpmF gene encoding 50S ribosomal protein L32 — encoded protein: MPNPKRRHSSSRRGKRRAHDALVNPTIVRCQNCGAPRLPHRVCGECGYYRGRQVIVVRQKGAEE
- the plsX gene encoding phosphate acyltransferase PlsX, giving the protein MLQIALDAMGGDSAPVPEVEGALMAARDLGVKVLLAGRPERLQVALQEAGWTTEPIEILPASEVVAMDETATRAVRTKRDSSLRVGLEALKQGRAVGFVSAGNTGAVVAAATLWLGTIPGIARPALATVLPTLNGRGTLLLDIGANADCKPAMLDQFAVMGATYAERILGVARPQVGLLSIGEESVKGNELTRETHALLRQHAAHRPFDFVGNVEGKDVYAGVVDVIVCDGFTGNVVLKVSEGLATTLLTLLQQAFGSAAGARDALSGLQQVRARFDYAEYGGAPLLGIRQPVIIGHGRSTPQAICNAIRVARDAHLRHLNHQIAADPAVVAMLQTPHRNGATASIPSLA
- the leuS gene encoding leucine--tRNA ligase, coding for MHEKYQPHVIEEQWQRIWQERQTFKVRDDGSRPRYYMLEMLPYPSGRIHLGHVRNYSIGDAVAWYKRLRGYDVLHPMGWDAFGLPAENAAIKHGARPDEWTFQNIATMRAQLQRMGFSYDWGREIATCHPDYYRWNQWMFIQLFKRGLVYRKRSVVNWCPKCNTSLANEQAEGGFCWRHEDTPVEQRELEQWFVRQTHYAEELLAGIEGSLRDGWPGHVLKRQQDWIGRSEGAEIDFTLADDPTLKLRIFTTRLDTIYGANAVIVAPEHGLMPQLLELSPVRDQVEAFVTHITSQSLRERTESREKEGVDTGLYAINPFNAERLPVWTANFVLAQYGTGALMSVPAHDERDFEFSRKYGLPIRRVIWDVVPSDPKTTLRISSLPFLDEGQLGADCGPFSGLSSDEARSGMARQAEAQGFGKRTTTYRLRDWGISRQRAWGTPIPMIHCEACGTISPEAEENLPVLLPPDLDFSTGAPLATHPTFTKVTCPNCGAPARRDTDTMDTFVDSNWYYFRYCDPRNAERPFNREVVHRWTPVDFYIGGDEHAVMHLIYTRAWTMMMRDIGLVDFGEPVKRLLTQGMVILNGAKMSKSLGNIVDPDEMIRRYGADATRLSILFAAPPEREVDWKRITDEHGEDDYPAAEGAMRYLARVWRLAHRWHDRCRAVTGLPETTSPAAEAARRATHQALARATDAFENGLRLNVVVATCMELTNALYDFDTAVGDTTAVTDVQTMREGLEALTTMLAPLAPHTAEALWQALGHETSLAEANWMDPDPDLAREPQLEIPVQVNGKLKSKVLVAADSSDADLEAAALADAKIQALTADKTIAKVIVVPKRLVNVVIR
- the bcp gene encoding thioredoxin-dependent thiol peroxidase, which encodes MTSHRPSLSVGDQAPTFTLPDANGQAVSLTDFAGQRVILYFYPRDNTPGCTKEACAFNAVRDKLAALRAQVIGISPDSVASHGKFAAKFGLDFPLLSDPDHIVAEQYGVWQEKKNYGKTYFGIVRATFIINEQGRIARIFPKVKVEGHDAQVLQALAELDA